One genomic region from Streptomyces sp. Li-HN-5-11 encodes:
- a CDS encoding nitronate monooxygenase family protein, giving the protein MQTELSKKLGVEHAVFGFTPFPAVAAAISRAGGFGVLGAVRYTAPDDLKRDLDWIEAHVDGRPYGLDVVMPAKKVEGVTEADVEAMIPEGHRQFVKDTLAKYGVPELAEGEASGWRITGWMEQVARTQLDVAFDYPIKLLANALGSPPADVVARAHERGVLVAALAGSARHALKHREAGIDIVVAQGYEAGGHTGEIASMVLTPEVVDAVDPLPVLAAGGIGSGQQVAAAFALGAQGVWLGSLWLTTTEADLPSPRLIQKLLAAGSGDTVRSRALTGKPARQLRTEWTDAWGDPAGPGTLPMPLQGLLVAEAVSRIQKYEVEPLLGTPVGQIVGRMTSRRSVQAVFDDLTRGFERAVDRVNRIAGRSGK; this is encoded by the coding sequence ATGCAGACGGAGCTGAGCAAGAAACTGGGAGTCGAGCACGCCGTCTTCGGCTTCACGCCGTTCCCCGCCGTCGCCGCGGCCATCAGCCGGGCCGGCGGCTTCGGGGTGCTCGGCGCGGTCCGCTACACCGCCCCCGACGACCTCAAACGCGACCTCGACTGGATCGAGGCGCACGTCGACGGCCGGCCCTACGGCCTGGACGTCGTCATGCCCGCGAAGAAGGTGGAGGGCGTCACGGAGGCCGACGTCGAGGCGATGATCCCCGAGGGCCACCGGCAGTTCGTCAAGGACACCCTCGCCAAGTACGGCGTGCCCGAACTGGCCGAGGGCGAGGCGTCCGGCTGGCGCATCACCGGCTGGATGGAGCAGGTCGCCCGCACCCAGCTCGACGTCGCCTTCGACTACCCGATCAAGCTGCTCGCCAACGCCCTCGGCTCCCCTCCGGCCGACGTCGTGGCCCGCGCCCACGAGCGGGGCGTGCTCGTCGCCGCCCTCGCGGGCAGCGCCCGGCACGCGCTCAAGCACAGGGAAGCCGGCATCGACATCGTCGTCGCCCAGGGGTACGAGGCCGGCGGCCACACCGGCGAGATCGCCTCCATGGTGCTCACACCGGAGGTCGTGGACGCCGTCGACCCACTTCCCGTGCTGGCCGCCGGAGGCATCGGCAGCGGACAGCAGGTGGCCGCCGCGTTCGCCCTCGGCGCCCAGGGCGTGTGGCTGGGCTCGCTGTGGCTGACCACCACCGAGGCCGACCTGCCGTCACCCAGGCTCATCCAGAAACTGCTCGCCGCCGGCTCCGGCGACACCGTCCGCTCCCGCGCCCTGACCGGAAAACCCGCCCGCCAGCTGCGCACCGAATGGACCGACGCCTGGGGCGACCCGGCCGGACCCGGCACCCTCCCCATGCCCCTGCAGGGACTGCTCGTCGCCGAGGCCGTCTCACGCATCCAGAAGTACGAGGTCGAACCCCTGCTCGGCACACCCGTCGGCCAGATCGTCGGCCGGATGACCAGCCGGCGCAGCGTCCAGGCCGTCTTCGACGACCTCACCCGGGGCTTCGAACGGGCCGTGGACCGCGTCAACCGCATCGCCGGAAGGAGCGGCAAGTGA
- a CDS encoding acyl-CoA synthetase: MTPGHGSTVDGVLRRSARRTPARVAVEYGDRARTYAELDDAVSRAATVLLDQGLAPGDRVGAYGHNSDAYLIAFLACARAGLVHVPVNQNLTGDDLAYIVGQSGSTLVLADEGLAGQLPDGVRSLPLRDTDDSLLARLATAPPYDGPEPRGEDLVQLLYTSGTTALPKGAMMTHRALVHEYLSAITALDLSAGDRPVHSLPLYHSAQMHVFLLPYLAVGATNIVLDAPDGDRILDLVESGLADSLFAPPTVWIGLAGRDDFATRDLDGLRKAYYGASIMPVPVLERIRARLPKLAVYNCFGQSEIGPLSMVLAPDEHKGRMDSCGRPVLFVDARVVDENGKDVPDGTPGEIVYRSPQLCEGYWDKPEETAEAFRDGWFHSGDLAVRDAHGYYTIVDRVKDVINSGGVLVASRQVEDALYTHPEVAEAAVVGLPDDRWIEAVTAFVVPRGEVTEAELIAHARERLAHFKAPKRVVFVAELPRNASGKILKRELRDRYGE, encoded by the coding sequence ATGACGCCTGGACACGGGAGCACGGTTGACGGAGTCCTGCGACGCAGCGCCCGGCGCACCCCGGCGCGCGTCGCCGTCGAGTACGGCGACCGTGCCCGGACGTACGCGGAACTCGACGACGCCGTCTCCCGCGCGGCGACCGTCCTGCTCGACCAGGGCCTCGCTCCGGGAGACCGGGTGGGCGCCTACGGCCACAACTCGGACGCCTACCTGATCGCCTTCCTCGCCTGCGCCCGGGCGGGCCTGGTGCACGTGCCGGTCAACCAGAACCTCACCGGCGACGACCTCGCGTACATCGTCGGCCAGTCCGGCAGCACACTGGTCCTGGCCGACGAGGGCCTGGCCGGTCAACTGCCGGACGGCGTACGGTCCTTGCCGCTGCGCGACACCGACGACTCGCTGCTGGCGCGGCTCGCCACCGCCCCGCCGTACGACGGCCCCGAGCCGCGCGGCGAGGACCTGGTGCAGTTGCTCTACACCTCGGGCACCACCGCCCTGCCCAAGGGCGCGATGATGACCCACCGGGCGCTGGTCCACGAGTACCTGAGCGCCATCACCGCCCTCGACCTGAGCGCGGGGGACCGGCCCGTGCACTCGCTGCCCCTCTACCACTCGGCGCAGATGCACGTGTTCCTGCTGCCGTATCTCGCCGTCGGCGCGACGAACATCGTCCTCGACGCCCCCGACGGCGACCGGATCCTCGACCTGGTCGAATCCGGGCTGGCGGACAGCCTGTTCGCGCCGCCCACGGTCTGGATCGGCCTGGCGGGGCGGGACGACTTCGCCACCCGCGACCTCGACGGGCTGCGCAAGGCGTACTACGGAGCGTCGATCATGCCGGTGCCCGTCCTGGAACGCATCCGCGCCCGCCTGCCGAAACTGGCCGTCTACAACTGTTTCGGACAGAGCGAGATCGGCCCCCTGTCCATGGTGCTCGCGCCCGACGAGCACAAGGGCCGGATGGATTCCTGCGGGCGGCCGGTGCTGTTCGTGGACGCCCGGGTGGTCGACGAGAACGGCAAGGACGTGCCCGACGGCACGCCCGGCGAGATCGTCTACCGCTCCCCGCAACTGTGCGAGGGCTACTGGGACAAGCCCGAGGAGACCGCCGAGGCGTTCCGCGACGGCTGGTTCCACTCCGGTGACCTCGCGGTGCGCGACGCGCACGGCTACTACACGATCGTCGACCGGGTGAAGGACGTCATCAACTCCGGCGGCGTGCTGGTGGCCTCGCGCCAGGTCGAGGACGCGCTCTACACCCACCCCGAGGTCGCCGAGGCGGCGGTGGTCGGTCTTCCCGACGACCGGTGGATCGAGGCCGTGACGGCGTTCGTCGTGCCGCGCGGCGAGGTCACCGAGGCGGAGCTCATCGCCCACGCGCGGGAGAGGCTCGCCCACTTCAAGGCGCCCAAGAGGGTCGTGTTCGTGGCGGAGCTGCCGCGCAACGCCAGCGGAAAGATCCTGAAGCGGGAACTGCGCGACCGGTACGGCGAGTAG
- a CDS encoding acyl-CoA synthetase, with protein MTSTPPAGFWAQATRDPDRTVLIAPDGEQWSAGRLHAAANRLVHGLRAAGLERGDAFAVVLPNGVEFLTAYLAASQAGFYLVPVNHHFVGPEIGWIVADSGAKVLIAHERFADPARHAADEAGLPATHRYAVGTVEGFRPYAQLLHGQPESAPADRELGWVMNYTSGTTGRPRGIRRPLPGKAPEEAYLGGFLGIFGIKPFDGNVHLVCSPLYHTAVLQFAGASLHIGHRLVLMDKWTPEEMLHLIDAHGCTHTHMVPTQFHRLLALPEEVRRSYDVSSMRHAIHGAAPCPDHVKRAMIDWWGHCVEEYYAASEGGGAFATAEDWLKKPGTVGRAWPISELAVFDDDGNRLPPGELGTVYMRMTTGGFSYHKDETKTKKNRIGDFFTVGDLGYLDEDGYLFLRDRKIDMIISGGVNIYPAEIESVLLAHPAVADAAVFGIPHDDWGEEVKAVVEPAPGHEPGPDLAAAVLEHCAGRLAGYKRPKSVDFVAEMPRDPNGKLYKRRLRDPYWQGRTRPV; from the coding sequence GTGACCAGCACGCCCCCCGCCGGATTCTGGGCCCAGGCCACGCGCGACCCCGACCGGACGGTGCTGATCGCGCCGGACGGCGAGCAGTGGAGCGCCGGGCGCCTGCACGCCGCCGCCAACCGCCTCGTCCACGGCCTGCGCGCGGCCGGGCTCGAGCGCGGGGACGCCTTCGCGGTCGTCCTGCCCAACGGCGTCGAGTTCCTCACCGCGTACCTGGCCGCCAGCCAGGCCGGTTTCTACCTGGTGCCCGTCAACCACCACTTCGTCGGCCCGGAGATCGGCTGGATCGTCGCCGACTCGGGCGCCAAGGTGCTCATCGCCCATGAGCGGTTCGCCGATCCCGCCCGCCACGCCGCCGACGAGGCGGGCCTTCCGGCCACCCACCGGTACGCCGTCGGCACGGTCGAGGGCTTCCGCCCCTACGCCCAACTCCTCCACGGGCAACCGGAGTCAGCGCCCGCGGACCGCGAACTCGGCTGGGTCATGAACTACACCTCGGGCACCACCGGCCGCCCGCGCGGCATCCGCCGCCCGCTGCCCGGCAAGGCACCCGAGGAGGCCTACCTCGGCGGCTTCCTCGGCATCTTCGGCATCAAGCCGTTCGACGGCAACGTCCACCTGGTCTGCTCACCGCTGTACCACACCGCGGTGCTCCAGTTCGCCGGCGCGTCCCTGCACATCGGCCACCGCCTCGTCCTCATGGACAAGTGGACGCCCGAGGAGATGCTCCACCTCATCGACGCCCACGGGTGCACCCACACCCACATGGTCCCCACGCAGTTCCACCGCCTGCTCGCCCTGCCGGAGGAGGTCCGGCGCTCCTACGACGTCTCGTCGATGCGGCACGCCATCCACGGCGCCGCCCCCTGCCCCGACCACGTCAAACGGGCCATGATCGACTGGTGGGGTCACTGCGTGGAGGAGTACTACGCGGCGAGCGAGGGCGGCGGCGCCTTCGCCACCGCCGAGGACTGGCTGAAGAAGCCGGGCACGGTCGGCAGGGCCTGGCCCATCAGCGAGCTCGCTGTCTTCGACGACGACGGCAACCGGCTGCCGCCCGGCGAACTCGGCACCGTCTACATGAGGATGACCACCGGCGGGTTCTCCTACCACAAGGACGAGACCAAGACGAAGAAGAACCGCATCGGGGACTTCTTCACCGTCGGTGACCTCGGTTACCTCGACGAGGACGGCTACCTCTTCCTGCGCGACCGCAAGATCGACATGATCATCTCGGGCGGGGTCAACATCTATCCCGCGGAGATCGAGTCCGTCCTGCTCGCCCACCCCGCCGTCGCCGACGCCGCCGTCTTCGGCATCCCGCACGACGACTGGGGCGAGGAGGTCAAGGCCGTCGTGGAACCCGCCCCCGGCCACGAGCCCGGGCCGGACCTCGCCGCCGCGGTCCTGGAGCACTGCGCCGGCCGGCTCGCCGGCTACAAGCGCCCCAAGAGCGTCGACTTCGTCGCCGAGATGCCCCGCGACCCCAACGGCAAGCTGTACAAGCGACGGCTGCGGGACCCGTACTGGCAGGGCCGCACCCGGCCCGTGTGA